One window from the genome of Cyclobacterium amurskyense encodes:
- a CDS encoding PSD1 and planctomycete cytochrome C domain-containing protein, with the protein MIKMNKDNLLLFCGIVFFLVLGVSNEVQAFGTVLLFQAEEAETTFWLWQLFGRLHPLAVHFPVSFLILAALLELITLKDFNHKLRPGITALVWAGAVGAIVAVILGLLLANIEDYGGSMLDIHQWTGIGTALLSIFLLVLMGKTTGSQNAKGVKVFRVALIVTAVAVSVAGHFGASLTHGEEYLTETLPWNEPEFSSKDLDIDLVAFESEGELSEQKQVELVGKVRAVFAHNCYKCHSDAKIKGELRLDTKEFAFEGGESGPVIIPGNAGKSDLVRRIKLPKDHKEAMPSKGKVLSDDEIALISFWIDKGAPWPDAAEDVSVYRVAELAPRRPNLPAPRKDLNQAIDIWVDEYFEEQEIDWRAPVDDKVFLRRIYLDLLGLQPSTEEYDTFIKDSRPDKRALKVRELLDRDDDYATHWLTFWNDALRNDYTGTGYITKGRYAITDWLYSSLRDNKPYDQFVKQLLNPDEKSKGFIEGIRWRGDVNASQVTEMQAAQNVGQVILGLNLKCASCHDSFVSDWKLEEAYAFANIFSDSSLVVSRCDIPTGEKAGTKILWEELGEIDSTANRAEKLEQLANYLVQPANGRLYRTIVNRIWKQLMGRGLVEPADEMDNIPWSQDLLDWLATDFEDEGYDLKELIYKIAISKAYQQPAVAVENPLFLADDDFVFEGAVIRRMTAEQFSDGVSQKIHPIFSEEQMKYNPNELAVSEQSDIGFVRAALVANNGLLKALGRTNREVVMTSRDSQASLLQALELTNGEQLNNTLKEGAVKWKEKYEAGDIIVHEVYRQLLGRDPQQNEFNIAMAVLGESPEPEAIQDLFWAVLLLPEFQLIY; encoded by the coding sequence ATGATTAAGATGAATAAAGATAACCTGTTATTATTCTGTGGGATAGTTTTTTTCTTGGTTTTGGGTGTCTCAAATGAGGTGCAGGCCTTTGGTACGGTCTTGCTATTTCAGGCAGAAGAGGCAGAAACTACTTTCTGGTTATGGCAGCTTTTTGGGCGCCTTCACCCACTTGCAGTTCACTTTCCTGTGAGTTTCTTGATATTAGCGGCCCTGCTTGAGTTGATTACACTCAAAGACTTTAACCACAAGCTTAGACCAGGCATTACTGCCTTGGTATGGGCAGGAGCAGTTGGAGCAATCGTAGCTGTTATCTTGGGTTTGCTTTTAGCAAACATAGAAGACTATGGTGGTAGCATGCTTGATATTCATCAGTGGACAGGAATAGGGACTGCCTTATTGAGTATTTTCTTACTTGTCTTGATGGGAAAAACCACTGGCAGTCAAAACGCCAAAGGAGTTAAAGTTTTTCGGGTTGCTCTTATTGTTACTGCCGTGGCAGTGTCTGTAGCAGGACATTTTGGTGCCTCTTTGACTCATGGAGAAGAGTACTTAACAGAGACCTTGCCATGGAATGAACCCGAATTTTCTTCAAAAGACTTGGATATAGATCTTGTGGCTTTTGAATCAGAAGGAGAATTAAGTGAGCAAAAGCAAGTTGAATTGGTTGGTAAGGTTAGGGCCGTTTTTGCCCATAATTGCTATAAGTGTCACAGCGATGCCAAGATAAAAGGTGAGTTGAGGCTAGATACGAAGGAGTTTGCTTTTGAAGGTGGAGAGTCCGGGCCGGTAATCATTCCGGGAAATGCCGGGAAAAGTGACTTGGTTCGTAGAATAAAACTGCCTAAAGACCATAAAGAAGCCATGCCTTCCAAAGGGAAAGTGCTCTCTGATGATGAGATTGCGTTAATTTCTTTCTGGATTGACAAGGGGGCTCCTTGGCCGGATGCTGCAGAAGATGTAAGTGTGTACAGAGTAGCAGAACTTGCACCCCGGAGACCAAATTTACCAGCTCCTAGAAAAGATCTGAATCAAGCTATTGACATTTGGGTAGATGAATATTTCGAAGAACAAGAAATTGATTGGAGAGCGCCTGTTGATGATAAAGTATTTTTAAGGAGAATATACCTTGACCTTTTAGGTCTTCAACCATCTACCGAAGAATATGATACTTTTATAAAGGACAGCAGACCTGACAAAAGGGCCTTAAAAGTAAGAGAGCTTCTAGATAGAGATGACGATTATGCCACTCATTGGTTGACCTTTTGGAATGATGCTTTGAGAAATGATTATACTGGTACAGGTTATATCACCAAAGGTCGGTATGCCATTACGGATTGGTTGTACAGCTCCCTTCGTGACAATAAACCTTATGACCAATTTGTAAAGCAATTGTTGAATCCGGATGAAAAATCGAAAGGCTTTATAGAAGGAATACGATGGAGAGGGGACGTAAATGCCAGTCAGGTCACCGAAATGCAAGCAGCTCAAAATGTAGGACAGGTTATTTTAGGGCTTAATCTGAAATGCGCTTCTTGCCATGACAGTTTTGTAAGTGATTGGAAACTTGAAGAAGCCTATGCTTTTGCCAATATCTTTTCGGATTCCTCATTGGTCGTAAGCCGCTGTGATATTCCTACTGGAGAAAAGGCAGGGACTAAGATTTTGTGGGAAGAATTAGGTGAAATTGACAGCACTGCCAACAGGGCTGAAAAGTTAGAACAACTTGCCAATTACCTTGTTCAACCTGCCAACGGAAGGCTTTACCGTACTATTGTTAATAGAATATGGAAGCAATTAATGGGTAGAGGGCTGGTGGAACCTGCAGATGAAATGGACAATATCCCATGGAGTCAGGATCTATTGGATTGGCTGGCAACAGATTTTGAAGATGAAGGCTATGATCTCAAGGAATTGATATACAAGATTGCAATTTCTAAAGCTTACCAACAGCCGGCTGTAGCCGTAGAAAATCCATTGTTTCTTGCGGATGATGATTTTGTTTTTGAGGGTGCTGTGATACGTAGAATGACTGCCGAACAGTTTTCTGATGGAGTAAGTCAGAAAATCCACCCAATCTTTAGTGAGGAGCAAATGAAATATAACCCAAATGAATTGGCGGTATCTGAGCAATCTGATATTGGCTTTGTTCGGGCAGCACTGGTGGCTAATAATGGGCTTCTCAAGGCCCTTGGTAGGACAAACAGGGAGGTTGTTATGACGAGTAGAGACAGTCAGGCAAGTTTATTGCAAGCCTTGGAGTTAACGAATGGTGAACAGCTAAACAATACCCTCAAGGAAGGGGCTGTCAAATGGAAGGAAAAGTATGAAGCCGGTGATATTATTGTTCATGAAGTATACAGGCAATTACTGGGTAGAGACCCTCAGCAGAATGAATTTAATATAGCCATGGCAGTATTGGGAGAATCTCCAGAGCCTGAGGCAATTCAAGATTTATTTTGGGCTGTTTTGTTACTTCCTGAATTTCAATTAATTTACTGA